Proteins encoded by one window of Arachis ipaensis cultivar K30076 chromosome B04, Araip1.1, whole genome shotgun sequence:
- the LOC107639327 gene encoding uncharacterized protein LOC107639327, whose translation MKTNCWPLIDFLGEKGAEVPGLDDISTEIDIVKEAGKNVDDGVLVDRECSLEIEGFLNSPPVKTTGVLSAVLDGSPVHVIKKETASNPPRGRKVKRNLKKSFDDVAGEELGPTSKVLKNHDV comes from the exons ATGAAGACAAACTGCTGGCCTTTGATTGATTTTCTTGGTGAAAAGGGTGCTGAAGTTCCTGGATTGGATGATATAAGTACTGAAATTGATATTGTAAAAGAGGCAGGGAAAAATGTTGATGATGGTGTACTTGTTGATAGGGAGTGCAGTCTGGAAATTGAGGGCTTTTTGAATTCTCCTCCCGTGAAAACTACG GGTGTACTTTCTGCTGTTCTTGATGGATCCCCTGTTCATGTGATCAAGAAAGAGACTGCTTCCAATCCTCCCAGGGGTAGAAAAGTTAAGAGAAATCTGAAAAAATCTTTTGATGATGTTGCCGGTGAGGAACTTGGCCCAACTTCCAAGGTTCTCAAGAACCATGATGTTTGA